The Musa acuminata AAA Group cultivar baxijiao chromosome BXJ1-3, Cavendish_Baxijiao_AAA, whole genome shotgun sequence genome window below encodes:
- the LOC135629165 gene encoding putative disease resistance protein RGA1, which yields MSSWILAGLGSLGQALIGRVKDQISDYLIGRVLEEPGVADLDKLRNTLSGTERIIGRVENMWIKDEDTKKRLKELQMKLKDTVYDADDFLDEIQFRVLKQQIEQQGAQGYEASNQSSSSSDLPPSKKRKNSERVSRFFGREDDAIRARKIQMKLDKYTTDIEHFIGKLDDDEKQMITSVVPRTTTSFPIETQVFGRDEQLNQLLGLLMQSADGSGSSDNSISTLTIVGIGGVGKTTLAQHAYNHARVQDCFQLKVWVCVSDNFNVERLTKEIIESLTRNKCDLKNFDTLQVVVKEKLTSKRFLLVLDDVWSEDSLKWERFCAPLKYGEPGSKILVTTRSKKIAEMVGNPIPLGGLDETSYWKLFKKCAFGSEDAGEFPHLEAIAKMIAGRLKGLPLAARTVGGLLKAQMNEKHWRNIAGSEIWQLPQDEKGVLPVLQLSYQCLPSHLKRCFVFCSMFPKDHPFNKRELSWLWMAEGYVAQDNNMTTEDTGSRYFLELVNRSFFQEAPWGSQYVMHDLIHDLAQFISDGEFCRINDDNSKEIPNTTRHLSAKLTNGTKLMEFSCYEKLRTLMINYESHWYDLGVDGSLFLRFERLKNIRVLILQWCGLRELPETIGGSIHLRYLDISHNFYFRRLPESLCGLYNLRVLNLWGCELQSFPHGMSKLINLMHLNAEDKIISKINDVGKLTSLQGLCSFKVLKNQGHEVAQLGSLKQLRGHLRITNLENVESKQEASKANLNNKQYLDALALEWASDDGNELIMSKEVLEGLQPHQALKRLTIRGYTGVRSPSWLQAQLLANLITLRLINCKAWEDISCIGQLPNLKKLYVKGMPAVKQISHGLSTESKFMPNLEELVLKNMVAMEELPSLGQLPSLKVLRIERMPAVKKVVYGFLGSRDQGKCFPSLEVLKFRDMPEWEEWSWADGRQLFPCLRKFYIVQCLRLKRLPPLPPPLETLEIDEVGLTEIAGLREGIHGGGNCITASLSTLRIRKCPNLRNLEEGLLSHSLPDIFYIQIAECAELMWQPVKGFKELTSLAILSIRSCPNLLSMTQGGDNDILLPPSIKQLMLSDCGNLGKLLPGCLHNLTSLTRLEIGGCPSIESLPETSLLHLKRLEYLKIWKCGELRSIDELLLNEGNRQVGVLSMGKLYIDDTALFKVPLLRRILPSVRALTISNFPRATMSDEEEQLFRSLTALRSLKFKNCNNLQSLPTELHALSSLWLLTIIGCPEIQSVPEKGLPTSLRNLHFEGCHPRLTEQLEKHLAEMKSSGRFSNVTQCDMLRYME from the exons ATGTCGTCGTGGATATTAGCAGGCTTGGGATCTCTCGGACAGGCCTTAATCGGGAGAGTGAAGGATCAGATCAGCGACTATTTGATCGGAAGGGTTTTGGAGGAGCCCGGAGTTGCTGACCTCGACAAGCTGAGGAATACTCTTTCGGGGACTGAGCGCATCATCGGCAGAGTCGAGAACATGTGGATTAAAGATGAAGACACGAAAAAGCGATTGAAGGAATTGCAGATGAAACTGAAGGACACTGTTTATGACGCTGACGACTTCCTTGATGAGATCCAGTTCCGGGTTCTGAAGCAACAGATCGAGCAACAAGGAGCTCAGGGGTACGAGGCAAGTAAccaatcatcttcttcttctgatcTCCCTCcgagtaaaaaaagaaaaaattctgAACGTGTCAGTCGCTTCTTCGGTAGAGAAGATGATGCGATTAGAGCGAGGAAAATTCAGATGAAGTTAGATAAATATACTACTGACATCGAGCATTTCATTGGTAAATTAGATGACGATGAGAAACAGATGATAACGTCAGTAGTGCCTCGAACCACCACTTCCTTTCCGATAGAAACTCAAGTATTCGGACGAGACGAACAGCTGAATCAACTTCTGGGACTGTTGATGCAATCTGCCGACGGATCCGGATCTAGCGACAATAGCATCTCAACCTTAACTATTGTTGGGATCGGAGGGGTCGGAAAGACTACTCTTGCTCAACATGCGTACAACCACGCGAGGGTGCAGGACTGTTTTCAGCTTAAGGTCTGGGTCTGTGTATCCGACAACTTCAACGTGGAGAGGCTTACCAAAGAGATCATAGAATCCTTAACCAGGAATAAGTGTGATCTCAAAAACTTTGATACACTTCAAGTGGTTGTTAAGGAGAAGTTGACCTCAAAAAGGTTCCTGCTTGTCCTCGACGATGTGTGGAGCGAGGACAGCCTGAAATGGGAAAGATTTTGTGCACCATTGAAGTACGGAGAACCCGGAAGCAAGATTTTGGTTACGACTCGCTCTAAAAAGATTGCAGAAATGGTCGGCAATCCGATCCCTCTAGGAGGTCTGGATGAAACCAGCTATTGGAAATTGTTCAAGAAATGTGCATTTGGTTCCGAAGACGCCGGTGAATTTCCACATCTAGAAGCCATAGCAAAGATGATCGCGGGCAGGTTGAAGGGGTTGCCACTTGCGGCAAGGACGGTAGGCGGGTTGTTGAAGGCGCAGATGAATGAGAAGCACTGGAGAAACATCGCAGGGAGTGAAATATGGCAACTACCGCAAGACGAAAAGGGTGTCCTGCCAGTCCTACAACTGAGCTATCAATGTCTTCCCTCACACCTTAAGCgatgttttgttttttgttccaTGTTCCCCAAAGATCATCCGTTTAATAAACGGGAATTGAGCTGgctttggatggcagaaggctacgTTGCTCAAGACAACAATATGACGACGGAGGATACAGGAAGCCGCTACTTCCTTGAATTAGTGAATAGGTCTTTCTTTCAGGAAGCTCCTTGGGGATCACAATATGTGATGCATGACCTCATACACGATCTTGCTCAATTTATTTCAGACGGAGAGTTTTGCAGGATCAATGATGATAATTCGAAAGAGATCCCTAACACGACTCGTCATCTATCAGCAAAATTAACCAATGGAACTAAGTTAATGGAGTTCTCCTGTTATGAGAAATTGCGAACCCTCATGATCAATTATGAAAGTCATTGGTATGACTTGGGAGTCGATGGCTCTTTGTTCCTCCGGTTTGAAAGATTAAAAAACATTCGAGTGTTGATATTACAGTGGTGTGGCTTGCGGGAGTTGCCTGAGACAATTGGTGGCTCGATACACCTCCGCTACCTTGACATATCCCACAACTTTTATTTTAGGAGGTTGCCGGAGTCATTATGTGGTCTTTACAATTTGCGAGTCCTGAATCTGTGGGGCTGTGAACTACAGAGTTTCCCGCACGGCATGAGTAAGTTGATCAACTTGATGCATCTTAATGCAGAAGACAAAATAATTTCCAAGATAAATGATGTTGGGAAGCTGACTTCTCTTCAAGGACTGTGTTCATTTAAAGTACTCAAGAATCAGGGACACGAGGTTGCCCAATTAGGCAGTCTGAAACAACTTCGTGGACACCTTCGAATTACCAACCTTGAGAATGTTGAGAGTAAACAAGAAGCAAGCAAGGCTAATCTGAACAACAAACAGTATCTTGATGCACTAGCCTTAGAATGGGCATCGGATGACGGCAATGAATTAATTATGTCGAAGGAGGTACTTGAAGGTCTCCAACCACATCAGGCTCTCAAACGTTTGACGATCAGAGGGTACACTGGTGTCAGATCACCCAGTTGGCTGCAGGCACAATTGTTAGCGAACCTGATAACTCTTAGATTGATAAACTGCAAAGCATGGGAGGATATTTCATGTATTGGACAGCTACCGAATCTCAAGAAACTTTACGTGAAGGGAATGCCTGCAGTGAAACAAATAAGTCATGGATTAAGTACAGAGAGCAAGTTCATGCCTAACCTGGAAGAGCTAGTGCTGAAGAACATGGTGGCAATGGAGGAACTCCCGAGTCTTGGACAACTGCCGAGTCTCAAGGTTCTTCGCATCGAGAGAATGCCGGCAGTGAAGAAGGTGGTCTATGGATTCTTAGGTTCTAGAGACCAAGGCAAGTGTTTTCCTAGCTTGGAGGTGCTCAAGTTCAGGGACATGCCAGAATGGGAAGAGTGGTCTTGGGCTGATGGCCGACAACTGTTTCCCTGCTTGCGAAAATTTTATATTGTACAATGCCTAAGGCTTAAGAGGTtgcctcccctccctcctccacTCGAAACATTAGAAATAGATGAAGTCGGATTGACAGAAATTGCAGGGTTACGGGAAGGAATCCATGGAGGCGGCAATTGCATAActgcttctctttcaacattgagaaTACGAAAATGTCCAAATCTAAGAAATCTGGAAGAAGGGTTGCTATCGCACAGCTTACCAGATATCTTTTACATTCAGATAGCGGAATGTGCGGAACTCATGTGGCAGCCGGTGAAGGGGTTTAAAGAACTCACCTCCCTTGCGATATTGTCAATCCGCAGTTGCCCGAATCTCTTGAGCATGACGCAAGGTGGGGACAATGACATCCTCCTCCCACCCTCAATCAAGCAACTAATGCTGTCTGACTGTGGGAATCTGGGAAAATTGCTACCGGGCTGCCTGCACAATTTGACCTCACTCACACGATTGGAAATAGGCGGCTGCCCGTCCATAGAGTCTCTTCCTGAAACGTCGCTGCTTCACCTGAAGCGACTTGAATATCTGAAGATTTGGAAATGTGGTGAGTTGAGGTCAATAGACGAGTTGTTGCTAAATGAAGGGAATAGGCAAGTGGGGGTTTTGTCGATGGGAAAATTATACATCGACGACACAGCCCTGTTCAAAGTACCGCTCTTAAGAAGGATACTTCCATCCGTCCGTGCTCTCACGATCTCAAACTTTCCTCGAGCGACGATGTCTGATGAGGAGGAGCAGTTGTTTCGAAGCCTCACAGCTCTCAGATCGCTAAAATTCAAGAATTGCAATAATCTACAATCGCTACCGACAGAGTTGCATGCCCTTTCCTCCCTCTGGCTTTTAACAATAATTGGATGTCCGGAGATTCAGTCGGTACCGGAGAAGGGGCTGCCGACGTCCCTCAGGAATCTACATTTCGAAGGCTGCCATCCGAGGCTGACGGAGCAGCTGGAGAAGCACTTGGCCGAGATGAAGAGTTCGGGTCGATTTTCGAATGTCACCCAATGTGATATGTTAAG atacATGGAGTAG
- the LOC135629157 gene encoding putative disease resistance RPP13-like protein 1, with protein MSSWILAGLGSLGQALIGSLIDKISDDVISRLSEVFGVGANPGDGTDLLKLKTTLSGTKHIIGRVENMWIKDEDTKKQLKELVMELKDTVYDADDILDEIQFQAMKQQIEQQGAQGDEASNQSTSSSGLLPRKKRKISVPQGISRFFGRGDDVRVREIQMKLDKITTCIEDLITTLDADEKQMITSVVPRTTTSFPIETQVFGRDEQLNHLLEQLMKSADGSGSSNSSISTLTIVGIGGVGKTTLAQQAYHHERVNNYFQPKVWLCVSDNFNVERLTKDIIESITEEKCDLSNLDTLQVVVKKKLTSKRFLLVLDDVWNEDGLKWERFCASLRYGEPGSKILVTTRSKKIAEMVGNPFPLGGLDEASYWEFFKKCAFGSQDAGEFPQLEAIAKKIAGRLKGLPLAARTVGGLLKAQMNEKHWRNIAGSEIWQLQQDEEGVLPVLQLSYQCLPSHLKRCFIFCSLFLKDHRFYKGDDLVQLWMAEGYIAQDNIKDNMTLEDVGSHYFSELVNRSFFQKAPLGLGWKYVMHDLIHDLAQFISEGEFCRIDDDEWKEIPNTTRHLSVILTDKTKLMELSCYEKLWTLMINYESYWYNIEVEGSLFLRFERLKNIRVLILQSCGLRELPETIGGSIHLRYLDISCNQYIRRLPESLCSLYNLQVLDLFECELQSFPHGMSKLINLMHLNAEDKIISKINDIGKLTSLQGLSSFKVLKDQGHEVAQLGDLKQLHGQLRITNLENVESKQEASKANLNNKEYLHKLALEWTSDDGSSLDGNTLVVLEEVLEGLQPHQALESLTIRGYNGIRSPSWLHAQLLSNLITLELENCTAWEDLSCVGHLPNLKNLYVKGMLAVKQISHGSSTESKFLPNLEKLVLENMVALEELPSLGQLLCLKVLRIERMSTVTKVGHGFFGCRDQGKSFPCLEELTFRDMPQWEEWSWAEGGQLFPFLRELDIIWCPRLKRMPPLPPSLESLSLCQVGLIEVQRLWEETDGSSNSMTVSELKLYSLEKVELEDIPECEGLPCLGQLPSLKVLRIDRMPAVKKVGNEFFGSTDQGKCFPSLEELTFRGMPQWEEWSWVGGRQLFPCLRNFEIVQCPRLKRMPPLPPSLESLSLCQVGLIEVQRLWEEIDESSSSMIVSELKLCSLEKVELEDIPECEELPCLGQLPSLKVLRIERMPAVKKVGDGFFGSRDRGKCFPCLEELTFRDMPQWEEWSWVGGRQLFPCLRKFEIVQCPRLKRLPPVPPSLESLSLCQVGTTEVPRLWAEIDGSSSSMTVSELKIYSPEEVELEDIPDCEGLLCLGQLPSLKVLRIERMPAVKKVGDGFFGSRDQGKCLPSLEELTFRDMPQWEEWSWGDGRQPFPCLRKLEIKRCPRLKRLPPLPPSLESLSLWQVGLIEVPRLWAEIDGSSSSMIV; from the coding sequence ATGTCGTCGTGGATACTAGCAGGCTTGGGATCGCTAGGACAGGCCTTAATCGGGAGCTTGATAGACAAGATCAGCGACGATGTGATCTCAAGGTTGTCGGAGGTGTTCGGAGTCGGAGCTAATCCCGGAGACGGAACTGACCTCCTCAAGCTGAAGACTACTCTTTCCGGGACTAAGCACATCATCGGCAGAGTCGAGAACATGTGGATTAAAGATGAAGACACGAAAAAGCAATTGAAGGAATTGGTGATGGAACTGAAGGACACTGTTTATGACGCTGACGACATTCTTGACGAGATCCAGTTCCAGGCTATGAAGCAACAGATCGAGCAACAAGGAGCTCAGGGGGATGAGGCAAGTAAccaatcaacttcttcttctggtcTCCTTccgaggaaaaaaagaaaaatttcggTACCTCAAGGTATCAGTCGCTTCTTCGGTAGAGGAGATGATGTTAGAGTGAGGGAAATTCAGATGAAGTTAGATAAAATCACTACTTGCATCGAGGATCTCATTACTACATTAGATGCTGATGAGAAACAGATGATAACGTCAGTAGTGCCCCGAACCACCACTTCCTTTCCGATAGAAACTCAAGTATTCGGACGAGACGAACAGCTGAATCACCTTCTGGAACAGTTGATGAAATCTGCCGATGGATCCGGATCCAGCAACAGTAGCATCTCTACCTTAACTATTGTTGGGATCGGAGGGGTCGGAAAGACTACTCTGGCTCAGCAAGCCTACCACCACGAGAGGGTGAACAACTATTTTCAACCTAAGGTCTGGCTCTGTGTATCGGATAACTTCAACGTGGAGAGGCTTACCAAAGACATCATAGAATCCATAACCGAGGAAAAGTGTGATCTCAGCAACCTTGATACACTTCAAGTGGTTGTTAAGAAGAAGCTGACCTCAAAAAGATTCCTGCTTGTCCTCGACGATGTGTGGAACGAGGACGGCCTGAAATGGGAAAGATTTTGTGCATCATTGAGGTACGGAGAACCAGGAAGCAAGATTTTGGTTACAACTCGCTCTAAAAAGATTGCAGAAATGGTTGGCAATCCGTTCCCTCTAGGAGGTCTGGATGAAGCCAGCTATTGGGAATTTTTCAAAAAATGTGCATTTGGTTCCCAAGACGCCGGTGAATTTCCACAGCTAGAAGCCATAGCAAAGAAGATCGCTGGCAGGTTGAAGGGGTTGCCACTTGCGGCAAGGACGGTAGGCGGGTTGTTGAAGGCGCAGATGAATGAGAAGCACTGGAGAAACATCGCAGGGAGTGAAATCTGGCAACTACAGCAAGACGAAGAGGGTGTCCTGCCAGTCCTACAATTGAGCTATCAATGTCTTCCCTCACACCTTAAGCGGTGTTTTATTTTTTGTTCCCTCTTCCTCAAGGATCATCGATTTTATAAAGGAGATGACTTGGTCCAgctttggatggcagaaggctataTTGCTCAAGACAATATAAAAGACAATATGACGCTGGAGGATGTAGGAAGCCACTACTTCAGTGAGTTAGTGAATAGATCTTTCTTTCAGAAAGCTCCTCTGGGATTGGGATGGAAATATGTGATGCATGACCTGATACACGATCTTGCTCAGTTTATTTCAGAGGGGGAGTTTTGCAGGATCGATGATGATGAGTGGAAAGAGATCCCTAATACGACTCGTCATCTGTCAGTAATATTAACCGATAAAACCAAGTTAATGGAGTTGTCCTGTTATGAGAAATTGTGGACTCTCATGATCAATTATGAAAGTTATTGGTATAACATTGAAGTCGAGGGCTCTTTGTTCCTCCGGTttgaaagattaaaaaatattCGAGTGTTGATATTGCAGAGTTGTGGCTTGCGGGAGTTGCCTGAGACAATTGGCGGCTCGATACATCTCCGCTACCTTGACATATCCTGCAACCAGTACATTAGGAGGCTGCCGGAATCATTATGTAGTCTTTACAATTTGCAAGTACTGGATCTGTTTGAATGTGAACTACAGAGTTTCCCGCACGGCATGAGTAAGTTGATCAACTTGATGCATCTTAATGCGGAAGACAAAATAATTTCCAAGATAAATGATATTGGGAAGCTGACTTCTCTTCAAGGATTGTCTTCGTTCAAAGTGCTCAAGGATCAGGGACACGAGGTTGCACAATTAGGCGATCTGAAGCAACTTCATGGACAACTTCGAATTACCAACCTTGAGAACGTTGAGAGTAAACAAGAAGCAAGCAAAGCTAATCTGAACAACAAAGAGTACCTTCATAAACTAGCCTTAGAATGGACATCGGATGATGGCTCCAGTTTAGACGGCAATACATTAGTTGTGTTGGAGGAGGTACTTGAAGGTCTCCAACCACATCAGGCTCTCGAAAGTTTGACGATCAGAGGCTACAATGGTATCAGATCACCCAGTTGGCTGCATGCACAATTGTTATCGAACCTGATAACTCTTGAACTAGAAAACTGCACAGCATGGGAGGATCTTTCATGTGTTGGACACCTACCGAATCTCAAGAACCTTTACGTGAAGGGAATGCTTGCAGTGAAACAAATAAGTCATGGATCAAGTACAGAGAGCAAGTTCTTGCCTAATCTGGAAAAGCTAGTGCTGGAGAACATGGTGGCATTGGAGGAACTCCCGAGTCTTGGACAACTGCTGTGTCTTAAGGTCCTTCGCATCGAGCGAATGTCTACAGTGACGAAGGTGGGCCACGGGTTCTTTGGTTGTAGAGATCAAGGCAAGTCTTTTCCATGCTTGGAGGAGCTCACGTTCAGGGACATGCCACAATGGGAAGAGTGGTCTTGGGCTGAGGGTGGACAGCTGTTTCCCTTCTTGCGAGAACTTGATATTATATGGTGCCCGAGGCTTAAGAGGATGCCTCCCCTCCCTCCGTCACTTGAATCACTATCATTATGTCAAGTCGGATTGATAGAAGTTCAAAGATTATGGGAAGAAACCGATGGAAGTAGCAACAGTATGACCGTTTCAGAATTGAAATTATATAGTCTTGAAAAGGTCGAGCTGGAGGACATCCCAGAATGTGAGGGACTCCCTTGTCTTGGACAACTGCCGAGTCTCAAGGTTCTTCGCATCGATAGAATGCCAGCAGTGAAGAAGGTGGGCAATGAATTCTTCGGTTCCACAGACCAAGGCAAGTGTTTTCCTAGCTTGGAGGAGCTCACGTTCAGGGGCATGCCACAATGGGAGGAGTGGTCTTGGGTTGGTGGCCGACAACTGTTTCCCTGCTTGCGAAATTTTGAAATTGTACAGTGCCCGAGGCTTAAGAGGATGCCGCCCCTCCCTCCTTCACTTGAATCACTGTCATTATGTCAAGTCGGGTTGATAGAAGTTCAAAGATTATGGGAAGAAATCGATGAAAGTAGCAGCAGTATGATCGTTTCAGAATTGAAATTATGTAGTCTTGAAAAGGTCGAGCTGGAGGACATCCCAGAATGTGAGGAACTCCCTTGTCTGGGACAACTGCCGAGTCTCAAGGTTCTTCGCATCGAGAGAATGCCAGCAGTGAAGAAGGTGGGCGATGGATTCTTTGGTTCTAGAGACCGAGGCAAGTGTTTTCCTTGCTTGGAGGAGCTCACGTTCAGGGACATGCCACAATGGGAGGAGTGGTCTTGGGTTGGTGGCCGACAACTGTTTCCTTGCTTGCGAAAATTTGAAATTGTACAGTGCCCGAGGCTTAAGAGGTTGCCTCCCGTCCCTCCTTCACTTGAATCACTGTCATTATGTCAAGTCGGGACGACAGAAGTTCCAAGATTATGGGCAGAAATCGATGGAAGTAGCAGCAGTATGACCGTTTCAGAATTGAAAATATATAGTCCTGAAGAGGTCGAGCTGGAGGACATCCCAGACTGTGAGGGACTCCTTTGTCTTGGACAACTGCCGAGTCTCAAGGTTCTTCGCATCGAGAGAATGCCAGCAGTGAAGAAGGTGGGCGATGGATTCTTTGGTTCTAGAGACCAAGGCAAGTGTCTTCCTAGCTTGGAGGAGCTCACATTCAGGGACATGCCACAATGGGAAGAGTGGTCTTGGGGTGATGGCCGACAGCCGTTTCCCTGCTTGCGAAAACTTGAGATTAAAAGATGCCCGAGGCTTAAGAGGTTGCCTCCCCTCCCTCCTTCACTTGAATCACTGTCATTATGGCAAGTCGGGTTGATAGAAGTTCCAAGATTATGGGCAGAAATCGATGGAAGTAGCAGCAGTATGATCGTTTGA